One Sodalis praecaptivus DNA segment encodes these proteins:
- a CDS encoding restriction endonuclease subunit S, protein MSELNYLEKLLDGAEVDWLPLGELGELVRGNGLPKSDFTESGVPAIHYGQIYTFYGLSTETTKSFVSHQTAEKLKKVNPGDVVITNTSENFEDVGKALVYLGKEQAVTGGHATVFKPSNGIIGKYFAYCTQTGFFASEKRKYSKGTKVIDVSATDMAKITIPIPCPDNPEKSLTIQSEIVRILDTFTALTAELTAELTAELSMRKKQYYYYRDQLLSFDDGEVEWKTLGELAENLDSKRKPITSGLREAGKIPYYGASGIVDYVKDYIFDGDFLLVSEDGANLLARNTPIAFSISGKTWVNNHAHVLKFDTYAERRYVEYYMNSIDLTTYISGAAQPKLNKKNLESIRIPNPSPEEKERIVSILDKFDALTNSITEGLPREIELRQKQYEYYRDMLFSFPKPEVAEA, encoded by the coding sequence ATGAGCGAGCTAAATTATCTGGAAAAACTGTTGGATGGGGCAGAGGTGGATTGGTTGCCATTAGGTGAACTAGGCGAACTAGTGCGTGGAAATGGATTACCTAAATCTGATTTCACGGAGTCGGGAGTACCTGCTATTCACTACGGTCAGATATATACTTTTTACGGACTATCAACTGAAACTACAAAATCATTTGTTTCTCATCAAACAGCGGAAAAGCTAAAAAAAGTAAATCCGGGTGATGTTGTTATTACTAACACTAGTGAAAATTTTGAAGATGTTGGCAAGGCGTTGGTATATCTTGGAAAAGAACAAGCCGTTACTGGTGGGCACGCTACAGTCTTTAAACCCAGCAATGGAATTATCGGGAAATATTTTGCTTATTGCACTCAAACGGGATTTTTTGCAAGCGAGAAAAGAAAGTACTCCAAAGGAACAAAAGTAATAGACGTATCGGCAACTGATATGGCGAAAATTACTATCCCAATCCCCTGCCCCGACAACCCGGAAAAGTCCCTTACCATCCAGTCTGAAATCGTACGGATTCTGGATACATTTACTGCACTTACCGCTGAGCTTACCGCTGAGCTTACCGCTGAGCTTAGCATGCGTAAAAAGCAGTACTACTACTATCGCGACCAGTTGTTGAGTTTTGACGATGGTGAGGTTGAGTGGAAGACGCTAGGAGAGTTGGCAGAGAATCTTGACTCCAAAAGAAAGCCAATCACTAGTGGTTTGAGGGAAGCAGGGAAAATACCTTATTACGGAGCATCAGGGATTGTCGATTATGTAAAAGATTATATTTTCGATGGCGACTTTCTATTAGTATCAGAAGATGGCGCAAACCTGTTGGCTCGCAATACTCCGATAGCGTTCAGTATCAGTGGTAAGACTTGGGTGAACAATCATGCTCATGTGCTTAAATTCGATACCTATGCAGAAAGAAGATACGTTGAGTACTATATGAATAGTATTGACTTAACAACCTATATTTCAGGTGCCGCACAACCTAAGCTGAATAAGAAAAACTTAGAGAGCATCCGTATCCCAAATCCGTCGCCAGAAGAAAAAGAGAGGATCGTTTCAATCCTCGATAAGTTTGATGCATTAACAAACTCCATCACTGAAGGCCTTCCCCGCGAAATCGAGTTGCGCCAGAAGCAGTACGAATATTATCGGGACATGCTATTTAGTTTCCCGAAGCCGGAAGTGGCAGAGGCGTGA
- the lptG gene encoding LPS export ABC transporter permease LptG has product MFGVLDRYIGKTIFNTIMMTLFMLVSLSGIIKFVEQLRKVGQGGYSALGAGLFTLLSVPKDIEIFFPMAALLGALLGLGSLATRSELVVMQASGFSRLQVAGSVMKTAIPLVLLTMAIGEWVAPAGEQMAYSYRTQAIYGGSMLSTQNGLWAKDGNDFIFIERVVGSDELAGVNIYHFDKAERLQSLRYAATATFSNGSWKLSQVDESDLTNDKQITGRQTLNGEWKTNLTPDKLGVVALEPNSLSISGLYNYVNYLKQSGQESNRYQLNMWSKIFSPFSVAVMMLMALSFIFGPLRSVPMGVRVVTGISFGFLFYVLDQIFGPLSLVYNMPPVFGALLPSMAFLIISIVMLLRRR; this is encoded by the coding sequence ATGTTTGGCGTATTGGACCGCTATATCGGTAAAACCATTTTCAATACCATCATGATGACGCTGTTCATGCTGGTGTCGCTGTCGGGCATTATCAAATTCGTCGAGCAGCTGCGCAAAGTGGGACAGGGGGGCTACTCGGCGCTGGGCGCGGGCCTGTTTACTTTGCTCAGCGTACCCAAGGATATCGAAATCTTCTTCCCGATGGCGGCGCTGCTAGGCGCGCTGCTGGGGCTGGGTTCGCTGGCGACCCGCAGTGAGCTGGTGGTAATGCAGGCATCCGGTTTCAGCCGGCTGCAGGTGGCCGGTTCGGTGATGAAAACCGCCATTCCGCTGGTGCTCTTGACCATGGCCATCGGCGAATGGGTGGCGCCGGCGGGCGAGCAAATGGCCTACAGCTACCGCACTCAGGCGATTTACGGCGGTTCCATGCTCTCAACCCAGAACGGGCTGTGGGCCAAGGACGGTAATGACTTTATTTTCATCGAGCGGGTGGTGGGCAGTGATGAGCTGGCCGGCGTCAATATTTATCATTTCGACAAGGCCGAACGGCTGCAATCGCTGCGCTATGCCGCCACGGCCACCTTCAGCAACGGCAGTTGGAAATTGTCGCAGGTGGATGAATCGGATTTGACCAACGACAAGCAGATAACCGGCCGGCAAACCCTGAACGGCGAATGGAAAACCAACCTGACGCCGGATAAACTGGGGGTCGTCGCGCTGGAGCCAAATTCGTTGTCTATCTCGGGGCTGTATAATTACGTCAACTACCTCAAGCAGAGCGGGCAGGAATCCAACCGTTACCAGCTAAATATGTGGAGTAAGATTTTCTCGCCGTTCTCGGTGGCGGTGATGATGCTTATGGCGTTGTCGTTTATTTTCGGACCGCTGCGCAGCGTACCTATGGGGGTACGGGTCGTCACCGGGATAAGCTTCGGTTTCTTGTTTTACGTGCTGGATCAGATCTTCGGGCCGTTGAGTCTGGTGTACAACATGCCGCCGGTATTCGGGGCCTTGCTACCCAGTATGGCGTTTCTTATCATCAGCATTGTTATGCTGTTAAGGCGTCGATGA
- the nei gene encoding endonuclease VIII has protein sequence MPEGPEIRRAADGLMQAMSHLPITLAWFAFPHLKRWETQLTGQTIDKIEARGKALLTWFSNGLVLYSHNQLYGVWRVVKAGETPVTKRDLRVRLENHNAAILLYSASEISILSADEVTEHPFLLRIGPDALDLQLTVETVQARLMSKRFSGRQLGALLLDQSFIAGLGNYLRVEILWQARLAPQHRPRVLNEEQQRLLCQAILDIPRLSYTTRGQPGAKDHHGATFRFRAFHRAGKACERCGHAIEKTTFSGRPFYWCPGCQQ, from the coding sequence ATGCCGGAAGGACCGGAAATACGTCGTGCAGCCGATGGCTTGATGCAGGCGATGTCCCATTTACCGATAACCCTGGCGTGGTTTGCCTTTCCCCATCTTAAACGATGGGAGACGCAACTGACCGGGCAAACCATCGACAAGATCGAGGCGCGGGGTAAAGCGCTGCTGACCTGGTTTTCCAATGGACTGGTGCTTTACAGCCACAACCAGCTGTACGGCGTCTGGCGGGTAGTCAAAGCGGGGGAAACGCCGGTGACGAAACGCGACCTGCGCGTACGGCTGGAGAATCACAACGCCGCCATCTTGCTCTACAGCGCATCAGAAATCAGTATCTTAAGCGCTGACGAGGTTACCGAGCACCCCTTTTTGCTGCGCATTGGCCCAGATGCATTGGACTTGCAACTGACGGTGGAAACCGTGCAGGCGCGGCTGATGTCCAAGCGCTTTAGCGGCCGCCAGCTTGGCGCCCTGCTGCTGGACCAATCCTTCATTGCCGGCCTGGGCAATTATCTGCGGGTGGAAATTCTGTGGCAAGCGCGGCTGGCGCCGCAACATCGACCGCGCGTTTTAAACGAGGAGCAGCAACGGCTTTTGTGTCAGGCTATTCTCGACATTCCGCGCTTATCTTACACGACCCGCGGCCAGCCGGGCGCTAAAGATCACCACGGCGCCACGTTTCGCTTTCGCGCCTTTCACCGTGCAGGCAAAGCCTGCGAGCGCTGTGGCCACGCAATTGAGAAAACCACGTTTTCCGGCCGACCGTTTTATTGGTGCCCGGGATGCCAGCAATAG
- a CDS encoding HsdR family type I site-specific deoxyribonuclease has product MVDCTKPIAESNNFIILDKYNPDWKITESYQSEGDLERELIQDLVNQGYEYLPTLNNTKAMLANVREQLQTLNNVEFLEAEWRRFVETWMDKPSDGVVEKARKIHDDYVHDFVFDDGRIQNIYLLDRKNILRNKVQVIKQFEQAGTHANRYDVTILVNGLPLVQIELKKRGVAIREAFNQIHRYSKESFNSDNSLFKYLQLFVISNGTDTRYFANTTKRDKNSFDFSMNWAKSDNTLIKDLKDFSATFFQKHTLLNVLFNYSVFDSSQTLLVMRPYQIAATERILWKINSSFKAKNWSKSESGGFVWHTTGSGKTLTSFKAARLATELDFIDKVFFVVDRKDLDYQTIKEYQRFSPDSVNGSDNTAGLKRNLDKDDNKIIVTTIQKLNNLIKAEADLPVYQQQVVFIFDECHRSQFGEAQKNLKKKFKRFYQFGFTGTPIFPQNALGSETTASVFGRELHSYVITDAIRDEKVLKFKVDYNDVRPQFKALETETDEKKLSAAENRQAFLHPLRIQEITQYILNNFRQKTHRTFPGARGFNAMLAVSSVDAAKAYYATFKELQEEAANKLASYKPLRVATIFSFAANEEQNAIGAITDESFDTSAMNSSAKEFLDAAIDDYNAYFKTNFSTDSNGFQNYYRDLALRVKNQDIDLLIVVGMFLTGFDAPTLNTLFVDKNLRYHGLMQAFSRTNRIFDATKAFGNIVTFRDLERATIDAITLFGDKNTKNVVLEKSYKEYMEGFTDIVTGEAKRGFMDIVTTLEHQFPDPASIDSEKGKKAFVKLFGEYLLAENILQNYDEFAMLKDLQKVDISDPDAVETFKTAHYLDDEKFAELQTIRLPTERKIQDYRSAYNDIRDWQRREKVANDKDKSSTDWDDVVFEIDLLKSQEINLDYILGLIFEHNRQNKGKEALTEEVRRLIRSSMGNRAKEGLIVDFIQQTNLDDMPDKASIIDAFFVFAQREQQREADALIKQENLNEEAAKRYIRTSLKREYATENGTELNETLPKLSPLNPQYKTKKQTVFQKIGEFIDKFKGVGGQI; this is encoded by the coding sequence ATGGTTGATTGCACCAAGCCAATTGCTGAGTCCAATAATTTTATCATTTTGGACAAATACAACCCGGACTGGAAGATTACCGAAAGCTACCAGAGCGAAGGTGATCTGGAGCGTGAGCTGATTCAGGATTTAGTTAACCAGGGCTATGAATACCTGCCAACCCTGAACAATACCAAAGCTATGCTCGCTAATGTCAGGGAACAGTTGCAAACCCTTAACAATGTGGAGTTCCTGGAGGCTGAATGGCGTCGCTTTGTGGAAACTTGGATGGACAAGCCCAGCGATGGCGTTGTCGAAAAGGCCCGCAAGATTCATGATGATTATGTTCATGATTTCGTCTTCGACGATGGCCGTATTCAGAATATCTATCTGCTGGATAGAAAAAACATCCTTCGCAATAAAGTGCAGGTCATCAAGCAGTTTGAACAAGCAGGCACGCACGCCAATCGCTATGATGTCACCATACTGGTCAATGGCCTACCGCTGGTTCAAATCGAGTTAAAAAAACGCGGTGTCGCTATACGTGAAGCCTTTAATCAGATACACCGCTACAGTAAGGAAAGCTTTAACAGCGACAATTCTCTGTTTAAATATCTGCAACTGTTTGTGATATCTAACGGCACCGATACCCGTTACTTTGCCAATACCACCAAGCGGGATAAAAATAGTTTTGATTTCTCCATGAACTGGGCGAAGTCCGATAACACGTTGATTAAAGACCTGAAGGACTTTTCCGCCACGTTTTTCCAGAAGCATACCTTGCTCAATGTGCTGTTTAACTACAGCGTGTTTGACAGTAGCCAGACGCTGCTGGTGATGCGCCCCTATCAGATTGCTGCCACCGAGCGAATCCTATGGAAAATTAACAGTTCCTTTAAAGCGAAGAACTGGTCAAAGTCAGAAAGCGGGGGGTTTGTCTGGCACACCACCGGATCGGGCAAAACCCTGACCAGCTTTAAGGCCGCACGGCTGGCAACCGAACTGGACTTTATTGATAAAGTTTTCTTTGTGGTCGACAGGAAAGACCTCGATTACCAGACCATAAAGGAGTACCAGCGTTTCTCGCCGGACAGCGTCAATGGTTCTGACAATACTGCAGGCCTTAAAAGGAATCTGGATAAAGACGATAACAAAATTATCGTCACCACTATCCAGAAACTGAATAACCTGATTAAGGCGGAAGCGGACCTGCCCGTCTACCAGCAGCAAGTCGTCTTCATTTTTGATGAATGTCACCGCAGTCAGTTTGGTGAAGCACAGAAGAACTTAAAAAAGAAATTCAAACGTTTTTACCAGTTCGGTTTTACCGGCACGCCAATTTTCCCGCAAAACGCATTAGGGTCGGAAACGACCGCCAGCGTGTTTGGCCGTGAATTACATTCCTACGTGATTACCGATGCTATTCGTGATGAAAAGGTGTTGAAGTTTAAGGTGGACTATAACGATGTCCGCCCGCAGTTTAAGGCGCTGGAAACCGAAACCGACGAGAAAAAACTCAGCGCCGCAGAAAACCGGCAGGCTTTTCTTCACCCGCTGCGCATTCAGGAAATCACACAGTACATACTGAACAACTTCCGCCAGAAAACACATCGAACTTTCCCTGGAGCCAGAGGTTTTAATGCCATGCTGGCAGTAAGTAGCGTGGATGCGGCAAAAGCGTATTACGCGACGTTTAAAGAGCTACAAGAAGAGGCGGCTAATAAATTAGCCAGCTATAAACCGTTGCGGGTGGCAACTATCTTCTCTTTTGCGGCTAATGAAGAACAAAATGCTATCGGTGCCATTACTGATGAAAGCTTTGATACCAGTGCAATGAATAGCAGCGCCAAAGAGTTTCTGGATGCAGCCATTGATGACTATAACGCTTACTTTAAAACAAATTTCAGCACTGACAGCAACGGCTTTCAAAACTATTACCGTGATTTAGCCCTGCGAGTTAAAAATCAGGACATCGACCTGCTCATTGTGGTGGGAATGTTTTTAACCGGTTTTGATGCGCCGACGCTGAACACCCTGTTCGTCGATAAAAACCTGCGTTATCACGGTTTGATGCAAGCATTCTCCCGCACTAACCGTATTTTTGATGCTACAAAGGCCTTTGGCAATATTGTGACGTTCAGAGATCTGGAACGCGCAACCATTGATGCCATCACGCTGTTTGGCGATAAAAATACCAAAAACGTGGTGCTGGAGAAAAGTTACAAAGAGTACATGGAGGGCTTTACCGATATCGTGACAGGTGAGGCCAAGCGCGGGTTTATGGATATTGTTACGACATTGGAACATCAGTTCCCTGATCCGGCTAGCATTGATAGCGAGAAGGGGAAAAAAGCCTTCGTTAAATTGTTTGGCGAATACCTGCTGGCTGAAAATATCCTGCAAAACTACGATGAATTTGCCATGCTGAAAGATCTGCAAAAAGTCGATATCAGCGACCCCGATGCCGTCGAAACCTTCAAGACAGCGCATTATCTTGACGATGAAAAGTTTGCCGAACTACAGACAATTCGTCTCCCCACAGAACGCAAGATTCAGGACTATCGTTCAGCCTACAATGATATCCGTGACTGGCAGCGTCGCGAGAAAGTGGCTAATGACAAGGATAAGTCAAGCACTGACTGGGATGATGTCGTGTTTGAAATTGACCTGTTGAAATCTCAGGAAATTAACCTGGACTACATTCTTGGTCTGATTTTTGAACATAACAGGCAGAATAAAGGTAAAGAGGCACTCACTGAAGAGGTTAGACGATTAATCCGCTCAAGTATGGGTAACAGGGCCAAAGAAGGTCTGATTGTTGACTTTATTCAGCAGACAAACCTTGATGACATGCCGGACAAAGCCAGCATCATTGATGCGTTCTTCGTTTTTGCTCAGCGTGAGCAGCAGCGTGAAGCTGACGCGTTGATAAAACAAGAAAACCTGAACGAAGAGGCTGCAAAGCGCTATATCCGTACATCGCTAAAACGCGAATATGCCACCGAAAATGGTACTGAGTTAAATGAAACTCTACCAAAGCTTAGTCCGTTAAACCCCCAGTACAAAACGAAAAAACAGACCGTTTTTCAGAAAATTGGTGAGTTTATTGATAAGTTTAAAGGGGTAGGTGGACAAATTTAG
- a CDS encoding COG2958 family protein has protein sequence MTSRPQMIINVLQANPDEQFTARQLAQKIIDHYGAELAVKRQNPRFASDEDFLSQIAAEIGGSRTVQAKAMCPQVMTRDKPRPRLYYWGKEIDNGVQQESSFDIAPTPSAETVGFSEHALYPLLIEYLSEEEELLCRRIDEKRSSNNKGLGANHWLYPDIVALQPLDKGWDSVVQNCVRYSEGRLTRLWSFEVKRQLNRSNVRECFFQAVSNSSWAHFGYLVATEINEDKQRGVERELQMLCALHGIGVILINPQDPGNSLTLIPARERTSIDWQSVNRLVVENKDFKEFIDLVSDYHQTGKIHKALWNR, from the coding sequence ATGACTAGTCGCCCACAGATGATTATTAATGTTCTTCAGGCTAATCCTGATGAGCAATTTACAGCCCGTCAGCTTGCCCAAAAAATTATAGATCACTATGGTGCAGAGCTTGCTGTAAAGCGTCAAAATCCTCGATTTGCCAGTGATGAAGATTTCTTGAGTCAAATAGCTGCTGAAATCGGTGGGAGCAGAACCGTTCAGGCAAAAGCGATGTGTCCCCAAGTTATGACGCGTGACAAACCTCGGCCCAGACTTTATTACTGGGGTAAGGAAATCGATAATGGTGTGCAACAAGAGTCATCTTTTGATATTGCTCCGACTCCGTCTGCTGAGACGGTAGGTTTTTCTGAGCATGCTCTTTACCCGCTTTTGATCGAGTATCTTTCTGAAGAAGAAGAATTACTTTGTCGCCGTATCGATGAAAAGCGTTCAAGCAACAACAAAGGTCTTGGGGCGAACCATTGGCTTTATCCTGATATTGTTGCATTGCAGCCTCTCGATAAAGGTTGGGATAGCGTCGTGCAAAACTGTGTACGGTATAGCGAAGGGCGTTTAACCCGACTGTGGTCTTTTGAGGTAAAACGTCAGCTTAACCGAAGCAATGTTCGAGAATGTTTCTTCCAGGCAGTGAGTAATTCAAGCTGGGCCCATTTTGGTTATCTGGTTGCGACAGAAATAAATGAAGATAAGCAGCGAGGCGTAGAAAGAGAACTGCAGATGTTGTGTGCATTGCATGGTATTGGTGTGATCCTTATTAATCCGCAAGATCCCGGTAATAGCCTAACTCTGATTCCTGCGCGAGAGCGCACCAGCATTGATTGGCAATCCGTCAACCGCCTGGTGGTAGAGAACAAGGATTTTAAAGAGTTTATCGATCTGGTTTCTGATTATCACCAGACAGGAAAAATACACAAAGCGCTCTGGAATAGATAA
- a CDS encoding DUF2501 domain-containing protein — protein MTPSRRLLCALSVCIAMSCGVAQAASWMDSAANVASSLQQSNANSGGQNSTATNNNGTSLSSLAGLLNGGDKALSSGSMTNAAGVLQYCVKNNLLSAGSTSTVKDQLLDKLGINNNASTTASAAKTQDYQSGLAGILNTRQGNTVNLNALSTSQLTEKVKTKACDLVLKQSKNFIS, from the coding sequence ATGACCCCTTCCCGCCGCCTATTATGCGCGCTGAGCGTCTGTATCGCCATGTCTTGCGGTGTGGCGCAAGCGGCCAGTTGGATGGATTCTGCCGCGAATGTGGCCAGCAGTTTGCAACAATCGAACGCCAACAGCGGCGGGCAAAATTCCACCGCTACCAATAATAATGGTACCTCGTTAAGCTCGCTCGCCGGGCTGCTGAACGGCGGCGATAAGGCGTTAAGTTCCGGTTCAATGACTAATGCCGCCGGCGTGCTGCAATACTGCGTTAAAAATAATTTACTGTCCGCCGGCAGTACTTCCACGGTCAAAGATCAACTGTTGGATAAGCTTGGCATTAACAATAATGCATCGACCACCGCCTCCGCTGCGAAAACGCAGGATTACCAGTCCGGTCTGGCGGGTATCTTGAATACCCGTCAGGGCAACACCGTGAATTTGAATGCCCTTAGCACTTCACAGCTGACTGAAAAGGTCAAAACCAAAGCCTGCGATTTGGTCCTTAAGCAGAGCAAAAACTTTATTTCCTGA
- a CDS encoding AAA family ATPase, producing the protein MSKTLLEIAQQLSTPKKVKQTVSEKTQEVEETRPVPKVQLIYAFNGTGKTRLSRDFKQLIAPKVMDGEGEDEAEQSELSRKKILYYNAFTEDLFYWDNDLQEGSEPKLKVQPNSYTNWLLTLLKDLGQDGNIVRYFQRYANDKLTPHFNPDFTEITFSIERGNDERSAHIKLSKGEESNFIWSVFYTLLDQVVTILNVADPDARETRAFDQLEYVFIDDPVSSLDDNHLIELAVNLAGLIKSSESDLKFIITTHSPLFYNVLFNELNRKACYMLESFADGTFALTEKNGDSNKSFSYHLHLKQTIEQAIANNNVERYHFTLLRNLYEKTASFLGYPRWSLLLPDDKQLYLNRIMQFTSHCTLSNEAVAEPTPAEKATVKLLLDHLKDNYNFWQQEQKNG; encoded by the coding sequence ATGAGCAAGACACTCCTGGAAATAGCCCAACAGCTGAGTACGCCTAAGAAAGTCAAGCAAACTGTCTCTGAAAAAACGCAGGAAGTTGAAGAGACCAGGCCCGTGCCAAAGGTGCAGTTAATCTACGCTTTCAATGGCACAGGAAAGACGCGCCTTTCCCGGGATTTCAAGCAATTGATTGCGCCCAAAGTCATGGACGGAGAAGGTGAAGACGAAGCTGAACAGTCCGAATTGTCGCGCAAAAAAATCCTCTATTACAATGCTTTCACTGAGGACTTGTTTTATTGGGATAACGATCTCCAGGAAGGCTCCGAGCCGAAGCTGAAGGTGCAGCCGAATTCCTACACAAACTGGTTGCTGACACTGCTGAAAGATTTGGGACAGGATGGCAATATCGTCCGTTATTTCCAGCGCTATGCGAACGACAAGCTAACGCCACACTTCAATCCAGATTTTACCGAGATCACATTTTCTATAGAACGCGGCAATGATGAGCGTTCCGCCCATATCAAGTTATCCAAAGGTGAAGAAAGTAACTTCATCTGGAGTGTGTTTTACACCCTACTGGATCAAGTCGTCACAATTCTCAATGTCGCCGACCCAGATGCGCGCGAAACCCGCGCATTTGATCAACTGGAGTATGTATTCATTGATGATCCCGTCAGCTCCCTCGATGACAACCATCTGATTGAACTGGCGGTTAATCTTGCGGGGCTGATCAAATCCAGCGAATCCGATTTGAAGTTCATTATCACGACGCATAGTCCACTATTTTATAATGTACTTTTCAATGAGCTGAACAGGAAAGCTTGTTACATGTTGGAGAGTTTTGCGGATGGTACATTTGCCCTCACAGAAAAAAATGGCGACTCTAACAAGAGTTTTTCCTACCATCTCCACCTAAAGCAAACTATCGAACAAGCCATTGCTAACAACAACGTGGAAAGATATCACTTCACGTTACTGCGCAATCTTTATGAGAAAACGGCCAGTTTTTTGGGCTACCCTCGATGGTCCCTACTTTTACCTGACGACAAACAACTCTATTTGAACAGAATTATGCAGTTCACAAGCCACTGTACGCTATCGAATGAAGCCGTTGCGGAGCCAACGCCAGCGGAGAAAGCAACGGTCAAACTGTTGCTCGATCACTTGAAAGATAACTATAACTTCTGGCAGCAGGAACAAAAAAATGGTTGA
- a CDS encoding LysR family transcriptional regulator, whose product MNNFDFNLLVVLNALLEDCSVNLAARKLNVTAPAISKSLNKIRALFNDPILVRSGTKLIPTPKAIALKEDVRQLVNRIESMLNTNMAFEPHTTTVSFTIAANATIVFTLNALLFCEVQRSAPNVFINLVHDSDYDDDFLRSNDIDLYIGEMRDLNPEITIRTIHSAKCYFMCRCGHPILASDKSMDNLLKYHFVQTKEKYPTGTDEAAKYFWSARHVMGATPGYMATMNAITHSDALAIVPDFVVTTMKKLNVAVEFFSADFDLGKRSIIQAWHSKHNHSPCHKWLRDLTKGMFIDSMK is encoded by the coding sequence ATGAATAACTTTGATTTTAATTTATTAGTGGTTCTCAACGCATTACTGGAAGACTGTAGCGTCAATCTGGCTGCCAGGAAGCTTAACGTCACCGCGCCGGCTATCAGCAAATCGCTGAATAAAATCCGCGCCTTATTCAATGATCCGATTCTGGTGCGCAGCGGCACCAAATTAATACCTACACCCAAGGCGATTGCATTAAAGGAGGATGTTAGACAACTCGTCAATCGGATTGAATCCATGCTCAACACCAATATGGCGTTTGAGCCGCACACCACCACCGTCTCATTTACCATCGCCGCTAATGCCACTATCGTGTTCACCCTGAACGCGCTGCTGTTCTGCGAGGTTCAGCGCAGTGCGCCAAATGTGTTTATTAATCTGGTGCACGACTCGGACTACGACGATGATTTTCTCCGCTCCAACGATATAGATCTCTATATCGGCGAGATGCGTGATTTAAACCCGGAGATTACCATTCGCACTATACACTCGGCGAAATGTTACTTTATGTGCCGATGCGGCCATCCTATCCTGGCCAGCGATAAAAGCATGGACAATCTACTAAAATATCATTTTGTTCAAACCAAGGAGAAGTATCCGACGGGAACCGACGAGGCAGCGAAATACTTTTGGTCGGCGCGTCATGTGATGGGGGCCACCCCCGGCTACATGGCAACGATGAACGCCATTACGCATTCTGATGCGCTGGCTATCGTGCCCGATTTTGTGGTCACCACAATGAAAAAACTGAATGTGGCGGTGGAATTTTTCAGCGCCGATTTCGATCTGGGTAAGCGCAGTATTATCCAGGCATGGCATTCAAAACATAATCATTCACCCTGCCATAAATGGTTGCGGGATTTGACCAAAGGCATGTTTATTGACAGCATGAAATAA